The genomic window ATAATTCCTTATGAAATAAAAACAAGAAAAGGTACAATTGTTTTTGATACTGATGAACATCCAAGATTCAATGCAACAGTTGAAGGTTTAGGGAAATTAAGACCAGCATTTAAAAAAGATGGCTCTGTTACAGCTGGTAACGCTTCTGGTATAAATGATGGGGCAAGTGGTATAATATTAGCATCAGAAGATGCTGTTGAAAAATACAATTTAAAACCTATAGCTGAGTTAATTGCGTATGATGAAGCTGGTGTAGATCCTGCATACATGGGATTAGGGCCAGTACCAGCAATTAAAAATGTTCTAAGTAAAAACAATATTTCTATAGATGATATAGAATTAATAGAGTTAAACGAAGCTTTTGCTTCACAATCACTGGGAGTCATCAAAGAGCTTGGTGATGAATACGGAAAATCAAAAGATTGGTTTATAGAAAGAACTAATGTAAATGGAGGAGCTATTGCATTAGGGCATCCAATCGGAGCTTCTGGAAATAGAATTATAGTAACTTTATTGCACGAAATGAAGAAACAAGGAAAAGAAATTGGATTGGCTTCTCTCTGTATCGGGGGAGGCATGGGTACTGCAGTTGTAGTACGTAATATAAAATAAAGGGGTGATCTTATGAAAAAAGTATTAACACTTTTGGTAGCTTTACTTATGGTAGTAGGGCTTTTTGCCGAAGTTGGAGTAACAGATGACGAAATATTGATAGGTTCTTTCCAAGCTTTGTCTGGCCCTATTTCTTCTATTGGACAACCAATGACAAAAGGTATGCAAGCATACTTTGATTGGGTAAACGACAATGGAGGAGTAAATGGAAGAAAAATTAACTTGTTAGTTGCAGATGACCAATTTAATCCAGCAAAAACAACAGTTGAAGTAAAAAGATTAGTAGAAAGCGATAAAGTATTTTCTATTGTTGGTGGCTTAGGAACTCCAGGTGTATTAGCTGTTATGGATTACTTGAATTCAAATAAAGTTCCGTTTGTTTATCAAGGTTCAGGTACATCATTATTGAGTTTTCCACCAAAAGAATTCGTTTTCCCAGTACAACCAAACTACACAGTAGAAGGAAACATCGTTGCCAACTATTTTGCTGACGTTGGTTACACAAAGATTGCAATTGTTTACAGAAATGCTGATGATGGTAAAGAATTCAGAGAAGCTGCACAAGAATTATTAGAATCAAGAGGGATAAAAGCAACATACATTCCTATTAATCCTTCAGCAGAAGATTTCTCTGCAGAAGTAACAAGATTGTTAACAAATAGACCTGAAGCAATTGGAGTTATGCTTTATGGAACACAAGCTCCTAACTTCATAAAACAAGCAAAACAATATGGTTTAAGAGATGTTGAATACGTTACTTCTTATGCTAATGCAAGTGTAACTTTCATTGATATGTTAGGAAATGCCGCTGAAGGTGTTAGATCAATGGCATGGGTTGATGTAGACTTTACTGATCCTGAAACACCAGCATTAAAAATTTATGGTGAATACAACAATGGAGAAATCCCTAATGCATACGCTGTTGCTGGTTTAATCGCTGCTGAAACATTTACAGAAGCAGTAAGAAGAGCTGGAGACAACTTAACTAGAGAATCATTGGTAAATGCATTAGAAACCTTCGATGATTGGCAAGGAGATATTGCTTCTGGAATAACTTATTACGACTTTGAAGGGTCAAACAAAGATATCTCAAGAATTGGTAAAGATTCTATGTACATACTGGAAGTTAAAGACGGTGTATTTGAGAGATTTACTGATTGGCTTTACTACATGGAATATTAACAATATTTAAATAATGCGGGGAATAAATTTCCCCGCTTTTTTAAAGGGGTGTAATAATAGATGTTAGAAGTTAAAAATGTTACGGTATCCTTTGGTGGTTTAATAGCTGTAAAAGATATGACAATGAATGTGAAAAAAGGAATTATTCATTCGCTTATAGGACCCAATGGAGCGGGTAAAACAACTCTGTTTAACGTAATTACAAGAGTTATCCAACCTGTTAAGGGAAGTGTGTCATATGAAGAAAATTCTCTTATGGATTTAAGGCCAGAACAAATTATATATAAAGGAATTAGTAGAACATTCCAAAATCTTCAGTTGTTTAGCGGAATGAACGTTTATGATAATATCTTGTCCGGATATATACATAATTATGACAAAAATATATTTTACCTTTTTTCAAAAAATAGATCACATTTTGAATCAGAAGCTAGAGAAAGAATACTGGAAATTTCTGAGTTATTACAAATAAAGAATAGGTTGAGTTCTTATCCAGCATCGTTATCTTATGGAATTTTAAAAAGAGTAGAAATAGCTAGAGCTATAGTATCCAATCCAAAATTATTGTTGTTTGATGAGCCTGCTGCAGGGCTTAATCATAACGAGACTTCTGAAATAAGAGATATTATGAGACTTTTAAAAAATCAAGGAAAAACAATTTTGTTGGTTGAACATGATATGAATTTGGTTATGAAAATTTCAGATAGAATTACTGTAATGAGTTTCGGAGAAAAAATTGCTGAAGGAACTCCTGAAGAGGTTGGAAATAATGAAGAAGTAATAAAAGTTTATTTGGGGGAGAGTGAAAATGCTTAAAGTAGAGAATTTAAAAGTAAATTACGGACACGTTAGCGCTGTGAAAGATATTTCCTTTAAAATAGATAAAGGTGAAATTGTTAGCATTCTTGGTGCTAATGGAGCTGGAAAAACATCTACTCTTTTTGGCACTATGGGAATAGTAAAATCTACATCAAAAATAAATTTTCAAGGAGAAGATTTGAGTAAGGCTTCTACTGAAGAAAAAGTAAAAAAAGGGCTTGTTTTAGCTCCTGAAGACAGAAGAGTTTTTCCTCAATTATCGGTAGAAGAGAATTTAAAATTGGGAAGTTTTGCCAGAGGTAATGAGAAAGAAAACTTTGAAAAGGTTTATGACCTATTTCCAGTTTTAAAAGAAAGAAAGAGACAACAAGCTGGTTCGTTATCTGGAGGAGAACAACAAATGCTTGCAGTTGGAAGGGCGTTAATGAGCTCTCCAGAGATTTTGATGTTAGACGAACCTTCTTTGGGATTAGCTCCTCTAATAACTGACGAGATATTTGATGTTTTAGTTCAGTTAAAGGAAACAGGAGTTGGAATTTTACTTGTTGAACAAAATGCTTTAAGATCACTAAAAATAAGTGATAGAGCATATATATTAGAGATTGGAAGAATAGCAATTCAAGGTGATGCTAAAGATTTATTGAATGATGAATCAGTTAAAAAAGCGTATTTAGGAATATAGGGGTGATTTGATGGCATTTATACAAAATGTATTATTAGGAATACCTCAGGGTGCTCTTTATGGATTGATGGCTTTTGGTATTGCTTTAATATTTAAAACAGTGTTTGTAATGAATTTTGCCCATGGATCATCTGGTATGATGGCAGCATTTTTCGCATTTTCAGTATATTCATGGACACAAAATTTGTTCATAGCAATAATTGGAGCTTTAATATTTGGATTTATCTTAGCTCAATTAATAGAAAGATTTTTAATGAGACCAGTTAAACATCTTTCTCATGCTGCTATGATCATAATAACTCTCGGTTTGTTGATGATTTTCGAAGGTCTTTCCATAATAATTTGGGGAACTGATTACCAACAATTTCCGCAAATTGCAGAAGGTGCCCCATTTCTAATGAATTTAGGAGATAATTTATTAGTTTTACCTCTAAACGATTTGGTTAATATGGTAATTGCCTTATCAGTTACTGTTGCATTGGCATTGTTCCTTAAATTTACTAAGTTAGGAACAGCTATAAGAGCGAGATCACAGGATGAAGTTGGAGCTTCTGTAGTTGGTATTAATATAAATAAAGTAGATGCATTAGTTTGGGGAATTGGTATTTCATTAGCAGCATTGGTTGCTGTTTTAGCTGCACCTAGAACTTATGTTCATCCACAGATGATGACTAATTATCAACTATATGGTTTCACAGCAGGTGTATTAGGTGGTTTTTATAACCTATTTGGTGCTATTGCTGGTGGACTTTTGCTTGGTATTATGGAAAAATTAGTTGGATATTACATATCACCAGACTATCAATTATCTATTATCCTAATATTAATTATAGTAGTGCTTGTTGTTAAGCCTACAGGCCTCTTTGGATCTAAATTTGAAGGGAGAGTCTGAGTATGAAAAAATCAATACTTTTATTAATAGCTGGACTTTTATTGGGAGTAGTATTTATAAATCAATCATTTTTCTTGATGATATTATCTACAGTGTTAGTATGGGGTATAGCTTCAATGGGATTAAATATATTGATGGGTTATACTGGTCAGATATCTATAGGTCATGCTGCATTTATGGCCATAGGAGCTTATACAACGTCTTATTTATCAATAAACTTTGGTACACCTTTTATTTTAAACTTAATTATAGCTATAGTTCTTTCTGCTGTCCTTGGTGTAATAATATCATTACCAGCCTTAAGACTGAAAGGTTTTTATTTGGCTATAGCTACAATGGCTTTTGGTATAACAGTAGAGCAATTAATAGCTTCTTTTGATATTTTTGG from Geotoga petraea includes these protein-coding regions:
- a CDS encoding acetyl-CoA C-acetyltransferase → MRKVYIVAAKRTAIGTFGGTLKNEPATKLGAHVVKTILEEANVKPEYVDKTIVGNVLQAGQGMGPGRQVALYAGIPESKPAYAVNMLCGSGMKSVMIGATDIKVGDAEIVVAAGMESMSQAPLLIDAKNRFGSKFGNQKIYDHMILDGLTDVFNNYHMGVTAENIAEKHGITREEQDEFAVNSQNRAQKSIEEGRFKNEIIPYEIKTRKGTIVFDTDEHPRFNATVEGLGKLRPAFKKDGSVTAGNASGINDGASGIILASEDAVEKYNLKPIAELIAYDEAGVDPAYMGLGPVPAIKNVLSKNNISIDDIELIELNEAFASQSLGVIKELGDEYGKSKDWFIERTNVNGGAIALGHPIGASGNRIIVTLLHEMKKQGKEIGLASLCIGGGMGTAVVVRNIK
- a CDS encoding ABC transporter substrate-binding protein → MKKVLTLLVALLMVVGLFAEVGVTDDEILIGSFQALSGPISSIGQPMTKGMQAYFDWVNDNGGVNGRKINLLVADDQFNPAKTTVEVKRLVESDKVFSIVGGLGTPGVLAVMDYLNSNKVPFVYQGSGTSLLSFPPKEFVFPVQPNYTVEGNIVANYFADVGYTKIAIVYRNADDGKEFREAAQELLESRGIKATYIPINPSAEDFSAEVTRLLTNRPEAIGVMLYGTQAPNFIKQAKQYGLRDVEYVTSYANASVTFIDMLGNAAEGVRSMAWVDVDFTDPETPALKIYGEYNNGEIPNAYAVAGLIAAETFTEAVRRAGDNLTRESLVNALETFDDWQGDIASGITYYDFEGSNKDISRIGKDSMYILEVKDGVFERFTDWLYYMEY
- a CDS encoding ABC transporter ATP-binding protein — its product is MLEVKNVTVSFGGLIAVKDMTMNVKKGIIHSLIGPNGAGKTTLFNVITRVIQPVKGSVSYEENSLMDLRPEQIIYKGISRTFQNLQLFSGMNVYDNILSGYIHNYDKNIFYLFSKNRSHFESEARERILEISELLQIKNRLSSYPASLSYGILKRVEIARAIVSNPKLLLFDEPAAGLNHNETSEIRDIMRLLKNQGKTILLVEHDMNLVMKISDRITVMSFGEKIAEGTPEEVGNNEEVIKVYLGESENA
- a CDS encoding ABC transporter ATP-binding protein; protein product: MLKVENLKVNYGHVSAVKDISFKIDKGEIVSILGANGAGKTSTLFGTMGIVKSTSKINFQGEDLSKASTEEKVKKGLVLAPEDRRVFPQLSVEENLKLGSFARGNEKENFEKVYDLFPVLKERKRQQAGSLSGGEQQMLAVGRALMSSPEILMLDEPSLGLAPLITDEIFDVLVQLKETGVGILLVEQNALRSLKISDRAYILEIGRIAIQGDAKDLLNDESVKKAYLGI
- a CDS encoding branched-chain amino acid ABC transporter permease; translation: MAFIQNVLLGIPQGALYGLMAFGIALIFKTVFVMNFAHGSSGMMAAFFAFSVYSWTQNLFIAIIGALIFGFILAQLIERFLMRPVKHLSHAAMIIITLGLLMIFEGLSIIIWGTDYQQFPQIAEGAPFLMNLGDNLLVLPLNDLVNMVIALSVTVALALFLKFTKLGTAIRARSQDEVGASVVGININKVDALVWGIGISLAALVAVLAAPRTYVHPQMMTNYQLYGFTAGVLGGFYNLFGAIAGGLLLGIMEKLVGYYISPDYQLSIILILIIVVLVVKPTGLFGSKFEGRV